In Nerophis lumbriciformis linkage group LG04, RoL_Nlum_v2.1, whole genome shotgun sequence, a single window of DNA contains:
- the tpbg gene encoding trophoblast glycoprotein isoform X2, which translates to MVKAIKSASRLCQGEGMNAQMSSGMHLLLLLAVILSCQGCPEKCTCSFQTVQCQNQDLDVIPHPIPVNTTFLWITGNNIPNINQDSFPARLELLTDLYLNGNDLEAVEEMVFQNLPNLERLDLSNNKIQTFSENAFPDGTFTGLSNLVNLNLRNSSVISISSEILKVPPLRDLDLRDNSLRNLPGNTLTELNFKSDLHVRLAGNPWRCDCLIEDMLVWLKNSTQVTDTKSLTCADPVRLSRRPLVQVQTSQLKCSGNMEGVLETSYVFLGLVLALIGVIFLLVLYLNRKGIKRWMYNIRDACRDHMEGYHYRYEINSDPRLANLSINSDV; encoded by the exons ATGGTAAAAGCCATTAAGAGCGCATCGCGCTTGTGTCAAGGTGAAGGAATGAATGCACAGATGTCTTCTGGGATGCACTTACTTCTCCTGTTGGCTGTCATCTTGTCCTGCCAAGGCTGTCCAGAAAAATGCACTTGCTCCTTTCAAACGGTACAATGCCAAAACCAGGACTTGGACGTGATTCCACATCCCATACCCGTCAATACCACATTTCTGTGGATCACTGGAAACAACATTCCCAACATCAACCAGGACTCTTTTCCCGCTCGCTTGGAATTACTAACAGATCTTTACCTCAACGGGAATGACCTGGAGGCTGTGGAGGAAATGGTGTTTCAGAACTTGCCAAACCTGGAGCGCCTTGACCTGAGCAACAATAAAATCCAAACTTTCAGTGAAAACGCGTTTCCGG ATGGTACCTTCACAGGCCTGTCGAATTTGGTCAACCTCAACCTGCGGAACAGCTCCGTCATCTCCATCTCGAGTGAGATCCTGAAGGTGCCCCCGCTGCGTGACCTCGACCTGAGGGACAACAGTCTCAGGAATCTTCCCGGCAACACGCTGACTGAGCTCAACTTCAAGTCAGACCTTCACGTTCGGTTAGCCGGGAACCCGTGGCGCTGCGATTGTTTAATCGAGGACATGCTGGTGTGGCTGAAGAACTCCACGCAGGTCACCGACACAAAGAGCCTGACCTGCGCGGACCCCGTGCGACTGAGCCGCCGGCCGCTGGTGCAGGTGCAGACATCCCAGCTAAAGTGTTCGGGCAACATGGAGGGCGTGCTGGAGACCTCATATGTCTTCCTGGGCTTGGTGCTGGCACTGATTGGCGTCATATTCCTGCTGGTGCTCTACTTGAACCGAAAAGGCATCAAGCGGTGGATGTACAACATCAGGGATGCTTGTAGGGACCACATGGAGGGATATCATTACAGGTATGAGATCAACTCTGACCCACGTTTGGCCAACCTGAGCATTAATTCAGACGTGTGA
- the tpbg gene encoding trophoblast glycoprotein isoform X1 — MVKAIKSASRLCQGEGMNAQMSSGMHLLLLLAVILSCQGCPEKCTCSFQTVQCQNQDLDVIPHPIPVNTTFLWITGNNIPNINQDSFPARLELLTDLYLNGNDLEAVEEMVFQNLPNLERLDLSNNKIQTFSENAFPGESKLQVLNLSRSFHNHSSVSEVLSIIQSGNLLQLTVLDLSDNDIVLLPDGTFTGLSNLVNLNLRNSSVISISSEILKVPPLRDLDLRDNSLRNLPGNTLTELNFKSDLHVRLAGNPWRCDCLIEDMLVWLKNSTQVTDTKSLTCADPVRLSRRPLVQVQTSQLKCSGNMEGVLETSYVFLGLVLALIGVIFLLVLYLNRKGIKRWMYNIRDACRDHMEGYHYRYEINSDPRLANLSINSDV, encoded by the coding sequence ATGGTAAAAGCCATTAAGAGCGCATCGCGCTTGTGTCAAGGTGAAGGAATGAATGCACAGATGTCTTCTGGGATGCACTTACTTCTCCTGTTGGCTGTCATCTTGTCCTGCCAAGGCTGTCCAGAAAAATGCACTTGCTCCTTTCAAACGGTACAATGCCAAAACCAGGACTTGGACGTGATTCCACATCCCATACCCGTCAATACCACATTTCTGTGGATCACTGGAAACAACATTCCCAACATCAACCAGGACTCTTTTCCCGCTCGCTTGGAATTACTAACAGATCTTTACCTCAACGGGAATGACCTGGAGGCTGTGGAGGAAATGGTGTTTCAGAACTTGCCAAACCTGGAGCGCCTTGACCTGAGCAACAATAAAATCCAAACTTTCAGTGAAAACGCGTTTCCGGGTGAGAGTAAATTACAAGTTTTAAACCTCAGTAGATCTTTTCACAATCATTCCTCTGTGAGCGAGGTCCTGAGCATCATACAGAGCGGGAACCTCCTCCAGCTTACCGTCTTGGACCTGTCCGACAACGACATTGTGCTTCTTCCAGATGGTACCTTCACAGGCCTGTCGAATTTGGTCAACCTCAACCTGCGGAACAGCTCCGTCATCTCCATCTCGAGTGAGATCCTGAAGGTGCCCCCGCTGCGTGACCTCGACCTGAGGGACAACAGTCTCAGGAATCTTCCCGGCAACACGCTGACTGAGCTCAACTTCAAGTCAGACCTTCACGTTCGGTTAGCCGGGAACCCGTGGCGCTGCGATTGTTTAATCGAGGACATGCTGGTGTGGCTGAAGAACTCCACGCAGGTCACCGACACAAAGAGCCTGACCTGCGCGGACCCCGTGCGACTGAGCCGCCGGCCGCTGGTGCAGGTGCAGACATCCCAGCTAAAGTGTTCGGGCAACATGGAGGGCGTGCTGGAGACCTCATATGTCTTCCTGGGCTTGGTGCTGGCACTGATTGGCGTCATATTCCTGCTGGTGCTCTACTTGAACCGAAAAGGCATCAAGCGGTGGATGTACAACATCAGGGATGCTTGTAGGGACCACATGGAGGGATATCATTACAGGTATGAGATCAACTCTGACCCACGTTTGGCCAACCTGAGCATTAATTCAGACGTGTGA